A single region of the Labeo rohita strain BAU-BD-2019 chromosome 3, IGBB_LRoh.1.0, whole genome shotgun sequence genome encodes:
- the si:dkey-30j10.5 gene encoding uncharacterized protein si:dkey-30j10.5, which produces MATHLITKLNVSTSKDEEEILGANGYQLINSDLNEGTGKNRIFIWYKKECGLKPVTRIQFSFNDGMKSGLADAGYELVDKDLNAGAGGDRIFMWYFYGSTESDIPIVNIEVTKGANEEPALLRDGWERLGCDLNRRVGGKYIYLWVKREKPSYICEITATVDYTGDKQKFDLGFTRVDEDTNRGAGGNFVFLWYRRSTDKSKALTALNASTDFQENVRLQNEDFKKVSVNLNSGTQGKDVFVWYLTEGCESQIKNMVLLINHEAWTVYQKAGVNFVDKNLNEGNKGRKMYLAYE; this is translated from the coding sequence atggcaacacATCTAATAACAAAGCTCAATGTCTCCACCAGTAAAGATGAGGAAGAAATACTTGGAGCTAATGGTTATCAGCTCATCAATTCTGACCTCAATGAAGGAACTGGTAAAAACCGGATCTTTATTTGGTACAAGAAAGAGTGTGGCTTAAAACCAGTAACCAGGATCCAGTTTTCATTCAATGACGGCATGAAATCTGGTCTGGCTGATGCTGGGTATGAGCTGGTGGACAAGGATCTGAatgcaggagctggaggagaTCGCATCTTTATGTGGTACTTCTATGGCAGCACTGAATCTGACATCCCAATCGTGAACATCGAGGTAACCAAAGGCGCTAATGAAGAACCTGCTCTTCTAAGAGATGGCTGGGAGAGACTGGGCTGTGATCTGAACCGTAGGGTGGGAGGAAAGTACATCTACCTGTGGGTGAAAAGAGAAAAGCCAAGCTACATCTGTGAGATCACAGCCACAGTTGACTACACTGGTGACAAGCAGAAGTTTGATCTGGGCTTCACTCGTGTGGATGAAGACACCAATCGGGGTGCTGGTGGAAACTTCGTCTTCCTCTGGTATCGCCGCTCGACTGATAAGAGCAAAGCTCTcactgctcttaatgcatccaCCGACTTCCAAGAAAATGTAAGGCTTCAGAATGAAGACTTCAAAAAGGTCAGCGTTAATCTCAACTCTGGAACCCAGGGAAAAGATGTCTTTGTATGGTACCTGACCGAAGGATGTGAATCACAGATCAAAAACATGGTTCTGCTGATCAACCATGAGGCCTGGACCGTGTATCAGAAAGCTGGTGTCAACTTTGTTGACAAAAATCTGAATGAGGGCAACAAGGGCCGCAAAATGTACTTAGCGTACGAATAG